The window GATTCAGAAAGTAGTCAAGACCAAATCGGGGATCAAATCTTACGCCGACCTGAAGGGTAAAAAAGTAGCCGTTGGCGTACAGGGTGGTTCAACGCCGTTCAATGTCCAGGCTGTCTTGGAAGCTTATGGCTTAACAATGAACGATATTAAGCCGCAGTACCTGGCCTTTGGACCGGCGATGGAACTCTTGAAGGATGATCAGGTCGACGCGGTGGTTGTGGACGCGGGTTACCCGAACTCGACCATTATTGACGTGAGTACCCAGCATCAAGTCAAAATCTTGTCCATTGATCCTGATAAGGTCAAAAAGATTAAGGAGAAGTACCCATTCTTCTCTGATGTGGTAGTTATTCCAAAGGGTACCTACAAGGGTATTGATGAGGATATCACCACTACCGGTTCGCTGGCGACCCTCTGTGTGCGGGCTGACCTACCTGAAGATATGGTCTACAAGATGACCAAGACCCTGTTTGAGAAAAAAGATGACATAGCCAAAGTCCACGAAAAAGGAAAGAGTATTAATCTGAAAACTGCTGTTAATGGAATTTCCATC is drawn from Bacillota bacterium and contains these coding sequences:
- a CDS encoding TAXI family TRAP transporter solute-binding subunit — encoded protein: MKRFGKLTSVVLVVVMLFSIALVAGCGGKDQAAAPKTKNISISTGATSGTYYPLGTAIASVWTNAGIGLNVTAESTGGSVENARLLGKKQTEVGFVESLVADYALNGKEWFKDQKIDNIRGLVSLYPNTIQKVVKTKSGIKSYADLKGKKVAVGVQGGSTPFNVQAVLEAYGLTMNDIKPQYLAFGPAMELLKDDQVDAVVVDAGYPNSTIIDVSTQHQVKILSIDPDKVKKIKEKYPFFSDVVVIPKGTYKGIDEDITTTGSLATLCVRADLPEDMVYKMTKTLFEKKDDIAKVHEKGKSINLKTAVNGISIPLHPGAEKYYKEQGILK